A single window of Balaenoptera ricei isolate mBalRic1 chromosome 15, mBalRic1.hap2, whole genome shotgun sequence DNA harbors:
- the PXMP4 gene encoding peroxisomal membrane protein 4 isoform X1, with amino-acid sequence MAAPPQLRTLLLAINALLRKRRYHAALSMLKGFRNGAVYGVKIRAPHALVMTFLFRSGSLREKLWAILQATYTHSRNLASFVFTYKGLCALQSHLQGETYQVHSFVAAFLGGVLVFGNNNNINSQINMYLMSRLLFALCRLGVGKGYIPEPRWDPFPLFTGLLWGLVLWLFEYHRPTLQPSLQSSMTYLYEDSNVWHDLSDFLIYSKRRPSE; translated from the exons ATGGCCGCCCCGCCGCAGCTGCGGACTCTGCTCCTTGCGATCAACGCACTGTTGCGCAAGCGCCGCTACCACGCAGCGTTGTCCATGCTTAAGGGCTTCCGGAACGGGGCTGT CTATGGAGTCAAAATCCGGGCCCCTCACGCACTGGTCATGACCTTTCTCTTCCGGAGTGGCAG CCTCCGGGAGAAGCTGTGGGCTATCCTGCAGGCCACGTACACTCACTCCCGGAACCTGGCCAGCTTTGTGTTCACTTACAAGGGTCTCTGCGCCCTGCAGTCCCACCTCCAGGGCGAGACCTACCAGGTGCACTCATTCGTGGCTGCCTTCCTTGGGGGCGTCCTGGTGTTTGGAAACAACAATAACATCAACAGCCAG ATCAATATGTACCTGATGTCACGCCTCCTGTTTGCCCTGTGCCGCCTGGGCGTGGGGAAGGGCTACATCCCTGAGCCCAGGTGGGACCCGTTCCCGTTGTTCACCGGGCTACTGTGGGGGCTGGTCCTGTGGCTCTTCGAGTACCACCGGCCCACGCTGCAGCCCTCTCTGCAGTCCTCCATGACCTACCTGTACGAGGACAGCAACGTGTGGCATGACCTCTCGGACTTCCTCATCTACAGCAAGAGGCGCCCCTCCGAGTAA
- the PXMP4 gene encoding peroxisomal membrane protein 4 isoform X2, protein MTFLFRSGSLREKLWAILQATYTHSRNLASFVFTYKGLCALQSHLQGETYQVHSFVAAFLGGVLVFGNNNNINSQINMYLMSRLLFALCRLGVGKGYIPEPRWDPFPLFTGLLWGLVLWLFEYHRPTLQPSLQSSMTYLYEDSNVWHDLSDFLIYSKRRPSE, encoded by the exons ATGACCTTTCTCTTCCGGAGTGGCAG CCTCCGGGAGAAGCTGTGGGCTATCCTGCAGGCCACGTACACTCACTCCCGGAACCTGGCCAGCTTTGTGTTCACTTACAAGGGTCTCTGCGCCCTGCAGTCCCACCTCCAGGGCGAGACCTACCAGGTGCACTCATTCGTGGCTGCCTTCCTTGGGGGCGTCCTGGTGTTTGGAAACAACAATAACATCAACAGCCAG ATCAATATGTACCTGATGTCACGCCTCCTGTTTGCCCTGTGCCGCCTGGGCGTGGGGAAGGGCTACATCCCTGAGCCCAGGTGGGACCCGTTCCCGTTGTTCACCGGGCTACTGTGGGGGCTGGTCCTGTGGCTCTTCGAGTACCACCGGCCCACGCTGCAGCCCTCTCTGCAGTCCTCCATGACCTACCTGTACGAGGACAGCAACGTGTGGCATGACCTCTCGGACTTCCTCATCTACAGCAAGAGGCGCCCCTCCGAGTAA